In the genome of Bacillota bacterium, the window GTTCCACGAACCGCCGGGTCGCGTCCCGCAGCGAAAGCTCCGGGTCGATCCGCATGTAGCGCGCCACGTTCACCAGCGCAAACAGCAGGTCCCCCATCTCGCGGTAGGCTGCCTCCCGGTCCTGCTCG includes:
- a CDS encoding nucleoside triphosphate pyrophosphohydrolase translates to EQDREAAYREMGDLLFALVNVARYMRIDPELSLRDATRRFVERFRRVEALAREQGRTLAEMTLAEMDALWDRAKQEQQGGSA